The Corynebacterium simulans genome contains a region encoding:
- a CDS encoding Rv3654c family TadE-like protein produces MCRKDAEAGYATVVNAGIIVAIVSLLLVVVTVASRVAARHEAQVAADMSAVAAAWEHAKGQDGCAAARETAQHNNSSVRQCRVIERDVIVTVAVRRVEAVARAGPV; encoded by the coding sequence ATGTGCCGCAAAGACGCTGAGGCTGGCTATGCCACCGTGGTTAATGCGGGGATCATCGTTGCCATCGTCTCCCTCCTCTTGGTTGTTGTCACCGTGGCCAGCCGCGTGGCAGCGCGCCATGAGGCGCAGGTTGCCGCCGACATGTCGGCGGTGGCGGCCGCGTGGGAACACGCAAAAGGCCAAGACGGGTGTGCCGCGGCGCGGGAGACCGCGCAGCACAACAACTCCAGTGTTAGGCAGTGCCGCGTGATCGAGCGCGATGTCATCGTCACTGTCGCCGTGAGGCGCGTGGAGGCGGTGGCTCGGGCTGGTCCGGTCTAG
- a CDS encoding DUF4244 domain-containing protein — MHKIAAQINTAFKNDDGMSTIEYAMGSLAAAALAAVLYAVINGGQVPDAIESIITDALSNTPG; from the coding sequence ATGCACAAGATTGCTGCTCAGATTAATACCGCTTTCAAGAATGACGACGGTATGTCCACCATCGAATACGCCATGGGTTCGCTGGCCGCTGCGGCCCTTGCGGCTGTGCTCTATGCCGTCATCAACGGCGGCCAGGTGCCAGACGCTATCGAATCCATCATCACTGACGCTTTGTCTAACACTCCGGGTTAA
- a CDS encoding type II secretion system F family protein, with protein MLTYLCLALALCIPTSAPLRRIVRPKTPRDGPGKQPAPLDVAADLELFAACVEAGLSVREALAGVASTSACAAWKEAATLLGVGAPLAAAVDVLRAQPQLEDLAGLLELSGESGAAIAAGCHRLVETLRAEATAHATARAERAGVFIALPLAVCFLPAFIVLGLVPVILSLGSQLL; from the coding sequence ATGCTGACTTATCTTTGCCTGGCTCTTGCACTGTGCATTCCCACGAGCGCGCCGCTGCGTCGGATCGTGCGGCCCAAGACTCCGCGGGATGGCCCCGGAAAGCAGCCGGCACCGCTCGATGTGGCCGCCGACCTAGAGCTCTTCGCCGCCTGCGTGGAGGCAGGGCTGTCGGTACGTGAGGCCTTGGCAGGCGTGGCGTCGACAAGCGCGTGCGCTGCCTGGAAGGAAGCGGCGACGCTGCTGGGCGTGGGCGCTCCGCTGGCCGCTGCCGTGGACGTGCTGCGTGCACAGCCGCAACTCGAAGATCTCGCCGGATTACTGGAGCTTTCCGGGGAATCGGGTGCGGCGATTGCCGCGGGCTGTCATCGCCTAGTCGAAACCTTGCGGGCGGAAGCCACAGCTCATGCAACCGCTCGGGCAGAGCGCGCCGGGGTATTCATCGCGCTGCCGCTGGCAGTGTGCTTCCTCCCAGCCTTCATAGTCCTGGGATTGGTGCCGGTGATTTTAAGCCTCGGCTCCCAATTGTTGTAA
- a CDS encoding lipase chaperone, which yields MTFILLALAALLAQPSAARRLHQTEGRKRVPTLLIGPIVFCGGLCFYVFGRLSVALAVLCVVACAVWYLRDINSARRSRRARKELATFLGTVSADLRAGATTAGALKRGVEALPADCPAAVLVPLRTAAGMAAHGGAIHGPLVAATEPAVVRLGHVIRLSSLHGVALAGLVEQAQSQLDAARRHAQSTESSLQGPQATALILACLPLAGIAMGGAMGADSLGLLLGGGLGGLLLVIGVGLACGGFAWSRYILRSATAC from the coding sequence ATGACTTTTATACTTCTGGCTTTAGCTGCGCTTTTAGCGCAACCATCCGCCGCGCGGCGCTTGCATCAAACGGAAGGGCGCAAGCGTGTCCCGACGCTTTTGATTGGGCCAATCGTCTTTTGTGGTGGGCTGTGCTTTTACGTCTTTGGCCGCTTAAGCGTCGCCCTCGCAGTGCTCTGCGTCGTTGCCTGCGCGGTGTGGTACCTGCGGGATATCAACTCCGCGCGGAGGTCCCGGCGCGCCCGCAAAGAACTCGCCACGTTCCTGGGCACGGTCTCTGCGGATCTGCGGGCCGGTGCTACGACGGCCGGTGCCCTAAAGCGTGGCGTGGAAGCGCTACCTGCGGATTGCCCCGCCGCCGTGCTCGTGCCGCTGCGCACTGCGGCAGGCATGGCCGCCCACGGTGGGGCCATCCACGGTCCGCTCGTTGCGGCCACGGAACCGGCGGTGGTGCGGCTAGGCCACGTCATTCGGCTCTCTTCTTTGCACGGCGTGGCGCTGGCGGGGCTGGTGGAGCAAGCCCAATCCCAGTTGGATGCGGCCCGCCGGCATGCGCAATCCACGGAGTCTTCTCTGCAAGGTCCGCAGGCCACCGCGCTTATCCTGGCATGTCTGCCGTTGGCCGGCATCGCCATGGGAGGCGCGATGGGCGCGGATTCGCTGGGGCTGCTTTTAGGAGGCGGACTTGGTGGCCTTCTTCTCGTCATAGGGGTTGGCCTGGCCTGCGGCGGGTTTGCGTGGTCGCGCTACATCTTAAGGAGCGCGACGGCATGCTGA
- a CDS encoding TadA family conjugal transfer-associated ATPase: MSEINLLDRLRTIVAASPELVADTTALARRIRQEAGVISDADVLDLLRRLRHDSLGLGVLEPILAQPGLSDVVVNGPRSCFIDRGNGLEPTPVSFVDDAEVRQLATRLAAVAGVRLDDAQPFADGRLARGDGTALRLHALLAPPSAGGTCISLRVLRQAQTSLEQLVASGSIAKEVEPLLRAIVEKHASFLVIGGTGAGKTTLLSALLGTVPKNERILVIEDTAELAPLHPHVVTLVSRRANAEGRGEITMAKLLQQSLRMRPDRIVVGEIRGAEVVDLLAALNTSHDGGAGTLHANSVWEVPARMEALAALGGLDRAALHSQLAAAVHVVLAMERGPEGRRLAHIGVLEGNPVRPQLIWSADTGPGEGFSEFVERLGVAQ; encoded by the coding sequence ATGAGCGAGATAAATCTCTTGGATAGGTTGCGCACGATTGTGGCCGCGTCGCCTGAGTTGGTGGCTGACACTACGGCGCTCGCGCGCCGGATTCGTCAGGAGGCAGGCGTTATCAGCGATGCAGACGTGCTGGATCTGCTGCGTCGCCTGCGGCATGATTCCCTGGGCCTGGGAGTCCTCGAGCCGATCCTGGCGCAGCCCGGGCTTAGCGACGTCGTGGTTAACGGCCCGCGCAGTTGCTTTATCGACCGAGGCAATGGGCTAGAACCCACGCCAGTTTCTTTTGTCGATGATGCCGAAGTCCGCCAGCTGGCCACGCGCCTGGCCGCAGTAGCAGGCGTGCGCCTCGATGATGCGCAGCCTTTTGCCGATGGTCGGCTTGCCCGTGGGGATGGCACTGCGTTGCGCCTGCATGCTTTGTTGGCACCGCCTTCGGCTGGCGGGACGTGCATCAGCTTGCGCGTGCTACGCCAGGCGCAGACGAGCCTGGAGCAGCTTGTTGCCAGCGGGAGTATCGCGAAAGAGGTGGAGCCGCTGCTGCGGGCCATCGTGGAAAAACATGCTTCCTTTCTCGTCATTGGCGGCACCGGTGCGGGAAAGACCACTTTATTGTCGGCGCTGCTGGGCACGGTGCCTAAGAATGAGCGCATCCTTGTCATCGAAGACACCGCGGAGTTGGCGCCGCTGCATCCGCATGTGGTGACTTTAGTATCCCGGCGCGCTAATGCAGAAGGCCGCGGTGAAATAACGATGGCTAAGTTGCTGCAGCAGTCTTTGCGTATGCGCCCCGACCGCATCGTGGTCGGTGAGATTCGTGGTGCGGAGGTCGTGGACCTGCTCGCCGCATTAAACACTAGTCACGATGGCGGAGCAGGAACGTTGCATGCCAACTCCGTGTGGGAGGTGCCAGCTCGCATGGAGGCACTCGCCGCACTGGGTGGGTTGGACAGGGCGGCGTTGCACTCCCAACTGGCCGCCGCAGTGCATGTGGTCCTGGCGATGGAAAGAGGGCCTGAGGGAAGGCGCCTGGCACACATTGGGGTGCTGGAAGGCAATCCGGTACGGCCGCAGCTTATCTGGAGCGCCGACACCGGGCCGGGGGAAGGCTTTAGTGAGTTTGTTGAGCGCTTAGGGGTGGCGCAATGA
- the ssd gene encoding septum site-determining protein Ssd: MSSYDASIAIAVGDSALRVEVIAAAAATSAQVTAVEDPRDFARYLPKATVIVADKLTAELVASHSRAPVLFVAADPGPIDYEAAMKCRSAEAFIIPAESKQLLSALADRVRPQQTSGNNFALAIVGAAGGVGTSTFAYAVASVAGAGLLIDATSYSGGLDLLAGIEEEPGARWPDLAAGSGSVNAVDLHRALPRVGELGILAAARSGHAGQPSIKPARREAIFQAAAMHPAGAVFDCSPLEIPQACEHVVILTAAEVRPTAACAKLVAELEAKQQKCSVVVRYRQWSGLSKEDIAKIVHRDPIAEIPTLRGLTKAADTGGLRRLPRGLRVAAENVVGEVLA, translated from the coding sequence ATGAGTTCATACGACGCCAGCATCGCTATCGCAGTGGGAGATTCCGCGCTGCGGGTGGAAGTAATCGCCGCGGCAGCGGCGACGAGCGCGCAGGTTACTGCGGTTGAGGACCCGCGTGACTTCGCGCGGTACCTGCCGAAAGCCACGGTCATCGTTGCGGATAAGCTCACCGCGGAATTAGTCGCCAGCCACAGTAGGGCACCAGTGCTTTTCGTCGCAGCAGATCCAGGACCCATTGATTATGAGGCCGCCATGAAGTGCCGCAGCGCCGAGGCCTTTATCATTCCGGCGGAATCGAAACAGCTTTTGAGCGCTTTGGCGGATCGAGTCCGGCCGCAGCAGACAAGCGGCAATAACTTCGCGTTGGCCATAGTTGGCGCGGCAGGGGGAGTAGGAACTTCGACTTTTGCTTATGCCGTGGCGAGCGTGGCAGGGGCCGGACTGCTTATCGACGCCACCTCTTACTCCGGTGGGCTTGACCTACTGGCAGGAATCGAGGAGGAGCCGGGAGCGCGTTGGCCGGACCTTGCGGCAGGTAGCGGAAGCGTAAACGCAGTGGATCTACATCGCGCGTTGCCGCGAGTAGGCGAACTGGGAATTTTGGCTGCTGCGCGGAGTGGCCATGCAGGCCAGCCGAGTATTAAGCCGGCGCGCCGGGAGGCTATTTTTCAGGCTGCCGCGATGCACCCAGCCGGGGCAGTTTTCGATTGCTCGCCCCTTGAAATCCCACAGGCCTGCGAGCATGTCGTAATCCTAACGGCTGCAGAGGTGCGCCCGACTGCCGCATGCGCCAAGCTCGTGGCGGAGCTGGAGGCCAAACAACAAAAATGCAGTGTAGTGGTGCGCTACAGGCAGTGGTCAGGCCTTTCGAAGGAAGACATCGCCAAAATTGTTCATCGCGATCCGATTGCCGAAATTCCCACGCTCCGGGGTCTTACCAAAGCTGCCGATACGGGTGGCCTACGGCGGCTGCCACGCGGGCTGCGGGTGGCTGCCGAAAACGTTGTCGGCGAGGTCCTGGCATGA
- a CDS encoding HAD family hydrolase: MNDASSHHRSGEAPVEQAADYARVAAFFDLDKTIIATSSAFAFGKEFMHNGLITPAEALQMSIAKASYMFAGHSSQQMDATRDQLAAMIAGWSVAEVHSIAKETMHNVVTPAIYAEARELIDFHQAAGHEVIIISASAATLVRPIAEELGIERVVATELEEVDGKFTGKILYYCKGAAKAQAIADFAAELDIDLDVSFAYSDSATDIPMLALVGHPVAVNPDRHMKKHALEHGWDIRTFKDPVPLFTMPGAKEVGIGSAVVAGIAAVVAAGLWLNQHPDFLRAPKSSA, encoded by the coding sequence ATGAATGATGCATCCAGCCACCACCGCAGCGGCGAGGCTCCCGTAGAGCAGGCCGCCGATTACGCACGCGTGGCTGCGTTCTTCGATCTAGACAAGACCATCATCGCCACATCTTCCGCTTTCGCCTTTGGCAAAGAGTTCATGCACAACGGGCTCATTACCCCAGCGGAGGCGCTGCAGATGTCGATTGCAAAAGCAAGCTACATGTTCGCGGGGCACTCCAGCCAGCAGATGGACGCCACTCGCGATCAACTAGCCGCGATGATCGCCGGTTGGTCCGTCGCGGAGGTACACAGCATCGCCAAAGAGACCATGCACAACGTGGTCACGCCCGCCATCTACGCAGAGGCCCGGGAACTCATCGATTTCCATCAAGCAGCCGGCCACGAGGTAATCATCATCTCGGCTTCGGCTGCCACGCTCGTGCGCCCCATCGCTGAAGAGCTAGGCATCGAGCGCGTAGTCGCTACCGAGCTAGAAGAGGTGGACGGCAAGTTCACCGGAAAGATTCTGTACTACTGCAAGGGCGCAGCAAAAGCTCAGGCCATTGCGGACTTCGCTGCGGAATTAGATATCGACCTGGATGTCTCTTTTGCCTATTCTGATTCCGCCACCGATATCCCGATGCTAGCTCTGGTTGGCCACCCAGTGGCGGTCAATCCCGATCGCCACATGAAAAAGCATGCCCTGGAACATGGCTGGGATATCCGCACCTTCAAGGATCCGGTTCCGCTATTTACGATGCCGGGCGCAAAAGAAGTAGGCATTGGATCTGCCGTCGTCGCTGGCATCGCAGCGGTTGTGGCCGCAGGGCTCTGGCTCAACCAGCACCCGGATTTTCTGCGTGCCCCAAAGTCCAGCGCCTAG
- a CDS encoding phage holin family protein: MSNDGLFTDGANQFAPKVNAIPLSDADSSKRGEASVGQLVSNATEQMSQLVRSEVELAKTELAQSAKKGGIGAGMFGVAGTVALYSSFFFFLFLAELLDKWLDRWAAFLIVFLIMLVIAAVVGFIGFKNIKKVKAPEKTIESTKELKKLVPGKASKSVERGLYT, translated from the coding sequence GTGAGCAACGACGGACTATTCACTGACGGTGCGAACCAGTTCGCCCCAAAGGTCAACGCTATCCCGCTTAGCGACGCCGATAGCTCGAAGCGCGGCGAGGCCTCCGTTGGCCAACTGGTCTCCAACGCTACCGAGCAGATGTCTCAGCTCGTCCGCTCCGAGGTCGAGCTCGCCAAGACCGAGCTGGCTCAGTCCGCTAAGAAGGGCGGCATCGGTGCTGGCATGTTCGGCGTTGCCGGAACCGTTGCGCTTTATAGCTCTTTCTTCTTTTTCCTCTTCCTCGCCGAGCTGCTTGACAAGTGGCTCGACCGTTGGGCCGCATTCCTGATCGTCTTCCTCATCATGCTGGTGATCGCAGCCGTCGTTGGCTTCATCGGCTTTAAGAACATCAAGAAGGTCAAGGCACCCGAGAAGACCATCGAGTCCACCAAGGAACTAAAGAAGCTGGTTCCAGGCAAGGCTTCCAAGTCCGTCGAGCGCGGTTTGTACACCTAA